From the genome of Pan troglodytes isolate AG18354 chromosome 16, NHGRI_mPanTro3-v2.0_pri, whole genome shotgun sequence:
CTACACTTGGCTGGGCAAAGAGAGACATCCATCTCCGATCGCTGCTTctaaaaaagaggaggaggagaggagaggggggtggggtggggggagtggggagagcaGGGGGGGAAGGAAACAAAGACGgcgagggaggggagaagggggagggggggCCTCTGCCTTTGAAACGCCGAGTGATCAGATGCAAAATCCTTCAGCGTCTGAAACCAtcgcggccgccgccgccgccgccgccgccgccgccgccgccgccgccgccgggtgGGAGCCGCGAGGAGCGCCTAGTGGCGCGgtctgccgggcatggtggccggctcGGCGATCGCTGACTCGCCGGGTCCGGGGGCTCTGGAAGCGAGGCGCGCTCTCCGACTCCGAGACTTTGCAGGGTTGCAACAGACGGtggggaggcaaaaaaaaaaaaaaaaaaggaaaaggaaaaaatggtgcTAAAGTCACCAAGTCCCACCTACTGGGCAGAATTAAAACGGACACACCACACAcctgcaaaacacacacactcacacactctcacacatacacacacccggAGCCCgatgaaaggaagagaaggaagatgcAGTAGGAGCTGCAGCAGCCGCCGCGAATGGCTCGCCGCGCGGCTGCAGAAATGTACAAGTGCTCCGAGCCTTACGAAACGCACGGGTTATCGGAGCGTCTTCCtcggctccctccctcccttcctccctccctcctcccctccctcgtCGCGGcctcctccccccgccccccgcccgggCTGGGAGCGGCAGGAGAGCGGaatctccccctccctcccctccccacacccgtCTCTCTCCCCGCccgtcctctccctcctccccacccacccacccacccactcgcCGGCTCGCGGCTGTAGCCGGCACCGCCACCCGCAGCCTCGCGGCAGCCCGCCCGCTCCACGCCTCGCAGCGCGGCGCCCGCTAGCCGCAGCCCGGGGGAAACCGAGACCGAAGGGAAAAAGTTGCAGTTGAGATTGCGAGGGtcggggctggggagggagagttGGCGAGCTGGCTGCACGACACGGAAAGGCGCTCTCCTTTCCACTTTTTGGCCCTCGCGCTACCCGGTTTTGCTGCAATCCGGACCGCGGTAGGAAGTGAAATGAACGTGGCGGAGGTGATTGGGGAGTGCTCCCAAGCCTTGGGTGGGGGGCGCTCCCAAgcctgggtgggtggggggcgCAGGCTCACGGACGGCGACGGGGGGTGCCGGAGCGCACAGACACCCCAGAGAAGCACCCAGAGCCGGGGACCGGGACCGCAGACGCGCAGTCCTTGGTCTGAATGACACTCATTTCCGTAATCTAGAGTCTGGGGCGCTGGTCTTGGCTGGGAGGGGACTGCGGGACATGGCACGCTAGGTGCCCCCCGTGCCCGCTGCGCTTTCTTGGAGGTGGGTTTTGCATTCGGCCTTGAGCAGGCATGGATCGGGGAAGGAAGAAACAAGGGTCGAAAGGGCTGCGCTGGAGAGCCGAGGTGGCCCCGGGCGAGCTGTGCGTGCAAGAG
Proteins encoded in this window:
- the LOC134808576 gene encoding 5E5 antigen-like, whose product is MSVIQTKDCASAVPVPGSGCFSGVSVRSGTPRRRPPDPRNLNCNFFPSVSVSPGLRLAGAALRGVERAGCREAAGGGAGYSREPATRAGGGGRRPRRGRGGGREEGREGAEEDAPITRAFRKARSTCTFLQPRGEPFAAAAAAPTASSFSSFHRAPVSESESAPRFQSPRTRRVSDRRAGHHARQTAPLGAPRGSHPAAAAAAAAAAAAAAAAMVSDAEGFCI